From a single Pseudomonadota bacterium genomic region:
- a CDS encoding HEAT repeat domain-containing protein: MRSLILILLALLCAAPARADAPLHAILRAEDSRNGTALEPFVRHPDPKVRARAIRAIGRLQDPAYLGTLVTAARRDVPPVRVEAIFALGQLDQPFVEASLVALLGDTAAPHERRLVVRSLGRVSRGDGEGHRRIVALLADPDPAMREVAALALED; encoded by the coding sequence ATGCGATCGCTCATCTTGATTCTCCTCGCCCTCCTCTGTGCCGCGCCCGCTCGTGCTGACGCGCCGCTGCATGCCATCTTGCGTGCGGAAGACAGTCGCAATGGAACGGCCCTCGAGCCGTTCGTGCGACATCCGGATCCGAAGGTGCGGGCGCGTGCGATTCGCGCCATCGGCCGGCTCCAAGACCCGGCCTACCTGGGAACGCTCGTGACAGCGGCTCGTCGGGACGTCCCGCCGGTGCGCGTCGAGGCCATCTTCGCGCTCGGCCAGCTCGATCAGCCCTTCGTCGAGGCATCTCTGGTCGCGCTGCTGGGCGACACCGCAGCGCCGCACGAGCGAAGGCTCGTGGTGCGATCGTTGGGGCGGGTCAGCAGGGGAGATGGAGAGGGCCATCGCCGCATCGTGGCGCTCCTCGCCGATCCGGACCCTGCGATGCGAGAGGTCGCCGCGCTCGCACTCGAAGATC